In the Hermetia illucens chromosome 1, iHerIll2.2.curated.20191125, whole genome shotgun sequence genome, ATAGACTCATTGAATTCGGATATAATTAGTGAGTGCCTATGATTGTGAACATATTTTGGGTTTCTACTCCTTTTTGCAAAATAATACTATAATATGTTGATTGAATTGAAGCTAATCCTAATGCTTAGATTTAATGTGatctaaatgaaattaattccaCAAAGATGTGAGAAACCTCACAACTGCTCGATGTGTATCCTGACATACTTTATGTAGCAAAACGAAAGAAAGGATCCATAAATTACCATGATATGAGCAACATTCCAAGGATATTTGTATCCTTACAAGCAAAAAACATTCGGTTAGGGTTATTTTTAGATTTCCTTATAACTGCTTAATTCGTAGATCTTTGTTTCTATTTCGGGAATTTCACGACCGAATTAAAATGATTTCCTTGATGAGGAGCATATCTTCCTGGAATGGGAGCTAACATTCGTATTCGATATTATTGGGGTCGCTCGTACTATGTCACTTTAGAAGAGGTAAAGCTAATTGGCACCGTAAAGATTGTGTATCTTTTGATGTGGCTTGGGTCAAATAGTATCTGCTATTGTATATATAATAATCAAAAGAGCTTCTAAAAATCCTCGAAAGTTGATAAAGGTAACTCAAGCGAACATTCAATAGTGCAACTTACTTGTTTTCTAAGTCTCGAAACTTCGTTCCACGAGTCCTCATCATCCACTGCGAACACCAAGATAAAAGCACCGGCTGTCGATATAGAAAGCGCCCTCATAGCTGGAAATTCAAACGACCCCGACGTATCCAAGATATCTAAGGTGAGGGATGCTCCATCTGGTAACTCGTATTCTCCGCGATGCAATTCCTCTATGGTTTGCCGATATCGTGAAATATATTTGTCGTAGAGAAACTGTGAAATTATGCAGGACTTTCCAACTTTCGCTGCTCCCATCACCACCACCCTATGCTTCTCTATCCGCAAAGTACTGTAGTCTGGACGGGGTGTTCTGATAACGCTTGCCAACGAGGGCAAACGAAGCCGTTGACATGGCCCTGGCATCCTTTCAGATTTCTTCCTCGTGACTAGTCTGTCGTGTAATTATTCAACTTTTTTGCTTTCCTGTTTCGTAGGATTTTTGCACTTGAATGCTGGGACACAAAGTGACAATTTTCTGACCAAAATTTTGTTAAGAAGAATCCGCCAGGGAATTAGTATGACATCTCCAGGATAACTTGGTCGCTTATTTCCAGGAGTTGACTTTGCGTCATTCGCAGGAAGCTTCACATCTAATGGACCTCTTTTTGTTGGTCTCAATTATTCGTTCTTGCCGATGGCCCCATTTGAATAAGTCTTCAGAACTGAAAAGAGAAAATCAAAGAGCCATGAATAGGGTGGGGAATTGAAGAGTTAATAAAGGTTATTCAAAGGGATAAACACATGTCTTTTCCACGAGATTCTGGTGAAtggttgaacgcatttttctggCTGCAAAATGGATCCAATAGAAAAATATATTATCTATCACTGTTgaatcttcttttccttcgttTTTGAAGGACTCCTCTCCGATAGCCTATGCTGTTGCGGAATGGTGGAACCTTTTAATATGAAGGCGCTAAAAAGTTGGATGAATAGATGTGACATTGCAAGAGTTAAATTGGTTTTGTGAGAGTGAGTGGACGGCACCCAGGAGCATGATGGAAAATATAATGGATTTTAAAAGTTAATTTCACCTTCCCTTATACCATTCGAATCCTTCTTTGTGCCATATTTCCGTCGACGTGATTTTTGATttaacgaaatttgatggattcTTGGAATAAGTGAAGTGTGAAATGGCTTTCAGTTTGCATATTCCGGAAGCTCTTGTATTTCCCTTGCAGGCAAAATAGGATGTTTTCCTCAGTGATATTTGtcataaatattttgtttgactATTTTTAGCAAGGAGCAATTGGGAAAATACTTACGCTGGGAATTCACTTACTTTGCTGCGTACTAAATCACGGTGAAGGTTATGTGAGTAGAGGCAACTTGAAGAGCAATTGTGTACGCATTTAGGGTCAAGGTCTAGGTGGACATGTTTATTACTTTTTCACCATCAACTGTCTCCAAATATTGAAAATGGAACATGTCACCAAGGACGTAACAGGACGATAAATTGTGTGGATGCTGTTTT is a window encoding:
- the LOC119661447 gene encoding GTP-binding protein Di-Ras1-like, with translation MPGPCQRLRLPSLASVIRTPRPDYSTLRIEKHRVVVMGAAKVGKSCIISQFLYDKYISRYRQTIEELHRGEYELPDGASLTLDILDTSGSFEFPAMRALSISTAGAFILVFAVDDEDSWNEVSRLRKQIVDSRGFKAPIVIVGNKVDTSSRKLKQEVTESIATIDWKCGYVECSAKDNVGIIEVFKELLVQSNIHYNLSPAVRRRRQSLPNYSTQSQTHNKFSITKQTLKRHSCTVA